The following proteins are encoded in a genomic region of Deinococcota bacterium:
- a CDS encoding DNA adenine methylase, with amino-acid sequence MTKTKDQPLFLGMDFDEALERLARVNTKDIDAAIESEPHETDAPPGIATPFIKWVGGKRSLMDTLLLKMPETFRDYHEPFVGGGALFFELVGRKRLRAAHLSDTNLDLVFAYTVIKKDPTALIEALKVHAAKHSDTLEGTGEYYYKVRAKTKLTEPVDIAARFIYMNKTGYNGLYRVNSKGEFNVPVGRYKNPGIVQESNIWACHEVLKVADIEHGEFDTIKPQRGDFVYFDPPYHPKDETSFTKYSKLDFSEQDQVRLRDFVVKLHKSGVKVMLSNSDTLFIKDLYKSNMFKIAIVQAPRFVNCKSNKRNAVDEVLITNY; translated from the coding sequence ATGACTAAGACCAAAGACCAACCGCTGTTCCTAGGTATGGACTTTGATGAGGCGCTCGAGCGTCTCGCTAGGGTCAACACCAAAGACATAGACGCAGCTATAGAGAGTGAACCGCACGAAACGGACGCCCCGCCGGGTATCGCTACGCCGTTTATAAAGTGGGTCGGCGGTAAGCGTAGTCTCATGGACACGCTTTTACTCAAGATGCCTGAGACTTTCAGGGACTACCACGAGCCATTTGTAGGCGGCGGGGCGCTGTTCTTTGAACTGGTAGGACGCAAACGGCTCCGTGCTGCTCACCTGAGCGATACGAACCTTGACCTCGTGTTTGCCTACACCGTTATAAAAAAAGACCCTACGGCACTTATAGAGGCGCTCAAGGTACACGCTGCTAAGCACAGTGATACCCTGGAGGGCACAGGCGAGTATTACTATAAAGTGCGCGCCAAAACGAAGCTTACCGAACCTGTAGACATTGCCGCACGCTTTATCTACATGAACAAAACGGGCTATAACGGCCTTTACCGAGTCAACAGTAAAGGAGAGTTCAACGTACCCGTAGGGCGCTACAAAAACCCCGGCATCGTTCAAGAGAGCAACATTTGGGCGTGTCATGAGGTGCTAAAGGTCGCCGACATTGAGCATGGAGAGTTTGACACTATCAAGCCCCAACGCGGCGATTTCGTGTATTTCGATCCACCCTATCACCCCAAAGACGAAACGTCGTTTACCAAGTATTCCAAGCTGGACTTTTCTGAGCAAGACCAAGTGCGGCTTAGGGATTTCGTAGTAAAACTGCACAAAAGCGGCGTGAAGGTGATGCTGTCAAACTCAGATACGCTCTTTATCAAAGACTTGTACAAGAGCAACATGTTTAAAATCGCCATCGTGCAAGCGCCGCGTTTCGTAAACTGCAAGTCTAATAAGCGTAACGCAGTAGACGAGGTTCTTATTACGAACTACTGA